One Candidatus Nanosynbacter featherlites genomic region harbors:
- a CDS encoding response regulator transcription factor has translation MAIKTILCIEDDRFIGEMYVRSLERAGYTVTWMVDGNDGLVAARNQPYDLIILDLMLPEQRGDQILDALRNGETDLVPNSKILIMTNFEQDDQSKSQLLPRIDGYLIKADITPRKLLEVIEQLGD, from the coding sequence ATGGCGATCAAAACAATTTTATGCATCGAAGACGACAGATTTATCGGCGAAATGTACGTGCGCAGCCTGGAGCGTGCCGGCTACACCGTCACCTGGATGGTGGACGGCAATGACGGTTTGGTGGCGGCGCGTAATCAGCCGTACGATTTGATCATTTTGGACTTGATGTTGCCAGAACAGCGCGGCGACCAGATCTTGGACGCCCTCAGAAACGGCGAAACCGATCTAGTGCCTAACAGCAAGATTCTCATCATGACCAATTTTGAGCAAGACGACCAATCCAAGTCGCAGCTACTGCCCAGAATCGACGGCTACCTCATCAAAGCTGACATCACACCTCGGAAGCTACTGGAGGTGATCGAACAGCTAGGCGACTAG
- a CDS encoding ATP-binding protein produces MKESRVGQSDRTFSKFWLRRLSKASLLVNLFILLTYASARFLPGNYRFTIGDSVTDLAAAISVLSAVWALGLCVWTPKKQRAYLACATYASLIITIAALIATSGGIYSPFTSLWLMVTIFAAVFGLWLTGGIILLVVAHIAMIHFETPLTLEQITISAVLGIMPLVLSIVLWRYQPQKKLDDRFTELENRLTSAEGKSDVVINTIDDGVMAISNDGIIELINPAAQQMIGWDKGDALGLSWQSVLKLVLKDGSDIPEGKHPVAQALSSNQPTHSDNLFLKTSSDKRLPITIVSSPIGPQKEGVIIVFRDISKERAEEREQAEFISTASHEMRTPVASIEGYLGLALNPATAQIDDKARDFITKAHASAQHLGRLFQDLLDISRAEDGRLKDEPKLFNVTDFVADIFEGLAHKAAEKNLLYSFRPHALAKDSADQHLQPIYYAFVDPDHFREITANLIENAIKYTKEGEVVVDVTGDSSKVVVSVMDSGLGIPAEDVPHLFQKFYRVDNSATREIGGTGLGLYLSRRLAESMSGDLRVESEYGKGSTFFLEIPRISKEEAAHKEASLQPVPVQYHQPQTPVASVVTPAEPPVTPQPQQPIEQPQQLTEPALVTEPSVQPNQPPQPQPTPTSPEHATLADIEHHLETSRRAISIPRRTNNS; encoded by the coding sequence ATGAAAGAATCGAGGGTGGGGCAGTCTGACAGAACATTTTCCAAATTTTGGCTGCGCCGTCTCAGTAAAGCCTCGCTACTAGTCAATCTCTTCATTCTCCTCACATACGCATCAGCTCGTTTTTTGCCTGGCAATTATCGCTTTACTATTGGCGATTCAGTGACTGACTTGGCCGCCGCTATCAGCGTATTGTCCGCAGTTTGGGCGCTTGGTCTCTGTGTTTGGACGCCCAAAAAACAACGCGCCTACCTGGCATGCGCCACCTATGCGTCGCTCATCATCACCATCGCCGCACTCATCGCCACCAGCGGCGGCATCTATTCTCCATTTACCAGCCTCTGGCTCATGGTGACTATCTTTGCTGCAGTATTTGGGCTGTGGCTGACTGGTGGCATCATCTTGTTAGTCGTGGCGCACATCGCCATGATTCATTTCGAAACACCACTGACACTAGAACAGATAACCATCAGCGCAGTGCTTGGCATCATGCCACTCGTCCTGAGCATTGTTCTATGGCGATACCAACCACAGAAAAAACTCGACGATCGATTTACTGAACTGGAAAATAGGCTAACCTCCGCCGAGGGTAAATCTGATGTTGTCATCAATACCATTGACGACGGCGTGATGGCTATTTCCAATGACGGTATCATTGAGCTCATCAATCCAGCTGCGCAACAGATGATTGGCTGGGACAAAGGCGACGCTTTGGGGTTGAGTTGGCAGAGCGTCCTCAAACTAGTGCTCAAGGACGGATCTGACATCCCAGAGGGCAAACATCCCGTTGCTCAAGCATTGTCTTCAAACCAGCCCACCCACAGCGATAACCTATTTCTCAAAACCTCTTCAGACAAACGACTACCGATCACCATCGTTAGTTCTCCCATAGGCCCACAAAAGGAAGGTGTCATCATCGTGTTCCGCGACATTTCCAAAGAACGCGCCGAAGAGCGAGAGCAGGCCGAGTTTATCTCCACTGCCAGCCACGAAATGCGCACGCCCGTGGCTTCCATCGAGGGGTATCTGGGCCTAGCGCTCAACCCAGCCACTGCCCAAATTGACGACAAAGCACGCGACTTCATCACCAAAGCGCATGCCTCCGCTCAACACCTGGGCCGGTTATTTCAAGACTTGCTGGATATCAGTAGAGCCGAGGACGGGCGCCTCAAAGATGAGCCAAAGCTATTTAACGTAACTGATTTTGTGGCAGACATCTTTGAAGGTCTGGCGCACAAAGCCGCCGAGAAAAATCTGCTCTATTCGTTTCGGCCGCACGCACTAGCCAAAGACTCCGCTGATCAGCATTTGCAGCCCATTTATTACGCCTTTGTCGACCCCGACCATTTCCGGGAAATTACCGCCAACCTCATAGAAAACGCCATCAAATACACCAAAGAAGGCGAGGTGGTGGTTGACGTCACTGGCGACTCGTCAAAGGTGGTTGTCAGTGTGATGGACTCTGGCCTAGGCATCCCCGCAGAAGACGTGCCGCATCTTTTCCAAAAGTTTTATCGGGTTGACAATTCAGCCACTCGCGAAATCGGTGGTACTGGCTTGGGATTGTATCTGTCTCGCCGACTCGCCGAAAGCATGTCGGGCGATTTACGTGTCGAGAGCGAGTATGGCAAGGGAAGCACTTTCTTTTTGGAAATACCGCGAATCTCCAAAGAAGAAGCCGCTCACAAAGAAGCATCCTTGCAGCCAGTACCAGTTCAGTACCATCAACCGCAAACTCCAGTAGCTTCTGTCGTCACACCCGCTGAGCCGCCAGTGACGCCTCAGCCTCAGCAACCAATAGAACAGCCTCAGCAGCTAACCGAACCTGCCCTAGTCACTGAGCCGTCTGTCCAGCCCAACCAACCACCACAGCCGCAGCCAACACCAACCAGCCCAGAACACGCCACGCTTGCCGACATCGAACATCATTTAGAGACCAGCCGCCGCGCCATCAGCATACCGCGGAGAACCAATAATTCATAA